Proteins co-encoded in one Macrobrachium rosenbergii isolate ZJJX-2024 chromosome 54, ASM4041242v1, whole genome shotgun sequence genomic window:
- the LOC136834661 gene encoding trichohyalin-like, whose protein sequence is MSIEEDLFNLLRARGITGRLRETLHHAVVAESCSPEVVETRPHSGGIDTSAFAGAVPWMALMAGALALPLAVYWTFKLIGCDDLDREEDDLEVPALDVILETEDLETSDDQEEEEEEEEEEEIFETEELYSIEEEEEEEEEEEEEEQEIFETEILDSSDDEEEEEELEDINQEPQLPRQHPEQLDKEKQTSAKELEICQVHGGLQLERLLDEANKEIVWLQKQILDKDLLLEKKAAEGTELTREIEHLNIEKEQVQAEKCKLQDDYELALSRDDAMETLQKQLMDNIASLENQLEEKDHLLRKRDDEERKLRSVFQQKMVQKDRELESAFDKANELDLRLKEIEANNQALASERDCFKRANEEKEREVNHQQELLVRRAIEAEKDQLHLGVLENQILDMKEDNMALQRQLESELDVMKNWVSELGGENTLIKQDLGDRCLDITLLKKQLGDEQEKTQILKEEVQVMRNWVTDLGAENITLKEVLECAEGEICSLKKAESINLRELEQLRKECERLREKCTIQEENIIKERKRAREHLRTQEEELRNQDKYMLMTLLHGTAQRNFHLEHIALDCRNKSLDNNSKEKDPDKTSEEKDLLDQVQKLEEEQHRMYHNAQQEKDDYGKQWAVLTQMVEDLIQGDE, encoded by the coding sequence ATGTCGATCGAGGAGGACTTATTCAACTTACTTCGCGCTCGAGGAATTACTGGACGCTTACGGGAAACTCTTCATCATGCCGTCGTCGCCGAGTCTTGTAGCCCAGAGGTCGTGGAAACGCGACCGCACAGCGGAGGCATTGACACGTCAGCCTTTGCCGGTGCCGTCCCTTGGATGGCCTTGATGGCAGGGGCCTTGGCGTTGCCCTTGGCTGTTTACTGGACGTTTAAACTCATTGGATGCGATGACCTTGACCGTGAAGAAGACGACCTGGAAGTGCCCGCTTTGGATGTAATTCTGGAAACCGAAGATTTAGAAACCTCGGatgatcaggaggaggaggaggaggaggaggaggaggaagaaattttCGAAACTGAAGAACTCTACAGcattgaggaagaggaggaggaggaggaggaggaggaggaggaagaacaagaaatttttgaaactgaaatacTCGACAGCtctgatgatgaggaggaagaagaagaactggaagACATAAACCAAGAACCTCAGTTGCCGAGACAACATCCAGAACAACTGGATAAGGAAAAACAGACCTCAGCAAAGGAACTGGAAATCTGTCAAGTTCACGGAGGACTACAACTGGAACGCCTGTTGGACGAAGCAAATAAAGAGATTGTGTGGCTTCAAAAGCAAATTTTGGACAAGGATCTTCTGCTCGAAAAGAAAGCAGCTGAGGGAACAGAACTGACAAGAGAAATCGAACATCTGAACATTGAAAAGGAACAAGTGCAAGCTGAAAAATGCAAGTTGCAAGATGATTATGAACTGGCCTTAAGCCGAGATGATGCCATGGAAACCTTACAAAAGCAACTGATGGATAACATAGCGTCGCTGGAGAATCAACTGGAAGAGAAAGATCACTTGTTAAGGAAAAGAGACGACgaagaaagaaaattacgaaGTGTCTTCCAGCAAAAGATGGTACAGAAAGACAGAGAACTGGAGAGTGCTTTTGACAAGGCCAACGAACTGGACCTCAGACTGAAGGAAATCGAAGCAAACAATCAAGCGCTTGCTTCAGAGAGGGACTGTTTTAAGAGGGCAaatgaagagaaggagagggaagtAAACCATCAGCAGGAATTACTGGTACGTAGAGCTATAGAAGCTGAGAAGGACCAGTTACACCTGGGAGTGCTAGAAAATCAAATTCTGGACATGAAAGAGGACAACATGGCTCTCCAACGACAACTGGAGTCAGAACTTGATGTCATGAAGAACTGGGTATCTGAACTAGGAGGTGAAAATACCTTGATTAAGCAAGATTTGGGAGACAGATGCCTGGATATCACTTTACTCAAGAAGCAGTTAGGAGATGAACAGGAGAAGACCCAGATTCTAAAAGAAGAAGTCCAGGTCATGAGGAACTGGGTCACAGATTTAGGAGCCGAAAATATCACGCTTAAGGAAGTGCTAGAATGTGCAGAAGGAGAGATCTGCTCTTTGAAGAAGGCAGAAAGTATAAACCTCCGTGAACTTGAACAACTTAGGAAAGAATGTGAAAGATTGAGAGAAAAGTGCACGATACAAGAggagaatataattaaagaacgaAAACGTGCCAGGGAGCACCTAAGGACGCAGGAGGAAGAACTCAGAAATCAGgataagtatatgttaatgacgCTCCTCCATGGGACTGCTCAGAGGAACTTCCATCTGGAACATATTGCACTGGACTGTAGAAACAAAAGCCTGGACAACAACAGCAAAGAAAAGGACCCAGACAAGACAAGTGAGGAAAAGGACCTACTTGACCAAGTGCAAAAGTTAGAAGAGGAACAGCACAGGATGTACCACAATGCCCAACAAGAAAAGGATGACTATGGGAAGCAGTGGGCAGTCCTAACCCAGATGGTCGAGGATCTAATTCAGGGAGACGAATGA